The following coding sequences are from one Eucalyptus grandis isolate ANBG69807.140 chromosome 11, ASM1654582v1, whole genome shotgun sequence window:
- the LOC120289587 gene encoding circumsporozoite protein-like — translation MGRLAAAVARRSAGGSADGGDVRWRRRPRRLATGGGRARSASGGGAARTVGRRDSGGGESRSASAAGGASGDRAATKAAARDGDQAGGRRPAATGGEPAGASDGDRAPGGGVTVTGGDRAANSDGDRRAASGGDGDSGGDVAGGPGDQGRPGGGRQRRRSAATAAGV, via the coding sequence ATGGGCCGTCTGGCAGCAGCGGTCGCGCGGCGGTCGGCCGGCGGCTCGGCCGATGGCGGGGACgtgcggtggcggcggcggcccaGGCGTCTGGCGACTGGCGGCGGCCGGGCGCGGTcggcctccggcggcggcgcggcAAGAACGGTCGGCCGACGcgacagcggcggcggcgaaagTCGGTCGGCCTCGGCGGCCGGCGGCGCGTCCGGCGACCGGGCGGCGACCAAGGCGGCGGCGCGCGACGGCGACCAAGCGGGcgggcggcgtccggcggcgacAGGCGGCGAGCCGGCGGGCGCGTCTGACGGCGATCGGGCGCCCGGCGGCGGCGTCACGGTGACCGGCGGCGACCGCGCGGCTAACAGCGACGGCGATCGGcgagcggcgtccggcggcgacggcgacagcGGCGGCGACGTCGCGGGCGGTCCCGGCGATCAAGGGCGACCGGGCGGCGGCCGGCAGCGACGGCGATCAGCGGCGACAGCGGCGGGCGTCTGA
- the LOC104424500 gene encoding O-acyltransferase WSD1 has translation MAIEMTEAGGGGGEAAVNGPAAAGGGGAEKLSPAARLFHAPRFNCYILAIMGCKTRINPGVVKAGLEETLLKHPRFSSKMVGDIKRSGKMKWVQTKMNLDEHVIVPDVDPDMDTPDRFVEDYISYLTKTPLDMSRPLWELHLLNVKTSDAEAVAIFRIHHSMGDGASLMSLLLACTRKTADPEALPTIPGKKSAGTQNSGGFWWFILALWSMFRLIWNTIVDFSVFVATYCFLKDTESLVKGGPGVAKTTKRFVHRTVSLDDIKLIKSALNMTINDVVLGVTQAGLSRYLNRRYEGESGKDQNSKKKKSNIPKNMRLRATVLINLRPTAGIQALSDMMIKKSKCKWGNWIGYILIPFSIGSEDDPLEYVRKAKATIDRKKLSLEAIITFACAELVLKLFGVKVASAIAHRFLSNTTVAFSNVIGPVEEISFYGHPIAFLAPSVYGHPHALTIHFQSYVNKMTIAVAVDPDVIPDPHQLCDDIEESLKTIKAAVSEKELATVVPIV, from the exons ATGGCAATCGAAATGACGGAAGctggagggggaggaggagaagcggCGGTCAACGGCCCcgcggcggcggggggcggAGGCGCGGAGAAGTTGAGCCCGGCGGCCCGTCTGTTCCACGCGCCGAGGTTCAACTGTTACATACTCGCGATCATGGGTTGCAAGACGAGGATCAATCCGGGCGTGGTCAAAGCAGGGCTGGAGGAGACTCTGCTCAAGCACCCTCGTTTCTCCAGTAAAATG GTGGGAGATATAAAGAGAAGTGGAAAAATGAAGTGGGTTCAGACGAAGATGAACTTAGATGAGCATGTTATTGTTCCTGATGTGGACCCTGACATGGACACACCAGACCGATTCGTGGAGGACTATATTTCCTATCTAACAAAAACACCTCTGGACATGTCCAGACCGCTGTGGGAGCTTCATCTCCTGAATGTCAAGACTTCAGATGCTGAGGCTGTGGCGATTTTCCGCATCCACCACTCGATGGGCGACGGCGCATCGCTTATGTCTCTGCTCCTGGCTTGTACACGGAAAACAGCTGACCCAGAAGCACTACCTACTATTCCTGGAAAGAAAAGTGCAGGAACACAGAATTCAGGCGGGTTTTGGTGGTTCATTTTGGCCTTGTGGTCAATGTTCAGGTTAATTTGGAACACTATTGTAGACTTCTCGGTTTTTGTGGCGACATATTGTTTCCTGAAAGATACAGAGAGCCTGGTTAAAGGTGGACCAGGGGTTGCAAAAACTACCAAGAGATTTGTGCACCGGACAGTCAGTTTGGATGACATAAAACTCATTAAGAGTGCACTGAATATG ACCATCAATGATGTTGTGCTGGGAGTGACTCAAGCAGGACTGTCTCGGTATCTGAATCGAAGATATG AAGGTGAGAGTGGAAAAGACCAAAAttccaagaagaagaaatcaaacaTTCCAAAAAATATGCGCCTTAGGGCTACTGTTCTCATAAATTTAAGACCAACAGCGGGAATCCAG GCTTTGAGTGATATGATGATCAAAAAATCCAAGTGCAAGTGGGGCAATTGGATTGGATACATTCTCATTCCCTTCAGCATTGGTTCAGAAGATGACCCATTAGAGTATGTTCGCAAAGCTAAAGCAACGATAGATCGCAAGAAGCTCTCACTGGAAGCTATAATAACATTCGCATGTGCAGAACTTGTGCTAAAGCTATTTGGTGTCAAG GTGGCATCTGCAATTGCACACAGATTCCTTTCCAACACTACTGTGGCCTTCTCTAATGTGATCGGTCCAGTAGAAGAGATCAGCTTCTATGGACATCCAATAGCTTTCCTTGCTCCCAGTGTTTACGGCCATCCACAT GCATTGACAATACACTTTCAAAGCTATGTCAACAAGATGACCATTGCAGTAGCAGTTGACCCGGACGTGATTCCTGATCCTCACCAGCTCTGTGACGATATAGAGGAGTCTTTGAAGACCATCAAGGCTGCTGTCTCAGAAAAAGAGCTTGCCACTGTTGTTCCAATAGTATGA